The proteins below are encoded in one region of Belonocnema kinseyi isolate 2016_QV_RU_SX_M_011 chromosome 5, B_treatae_v1, whole genome shotgun sequence:
- the LOC117173374 gene encoding uncharacterized protein LOC117173374, with product MKIHVGAPLLTLAIFFSLIELSSQYNKDILGPEDMSIPDYLDIVYTITDDLDVVAHDGHNKVVYGLMHVGATPAENRVVCALERDGEKFWARKLMVQGEQVTVDAANFYSWTDQDTKSYQIEFDKVIS from the exons aTGAAAATCCATGTTGGCGCTCCTCTCCTCACTCTAGCGATTTTCTTCAGTTTAATTG aattaagttcacagtacAATAAAGATATTCTTGGGCCCGAAGATATGTCTATTCCGGATTACCTGGACATCGTTTACACTATAACGGATGATTTAGATGTAGTGGCACATGATGGGCACAATAAAGTAGTTTACGGGCTAATGCACGTTGGTGCTACACCTGCTGAGAATAGAGTGGTTTGTGCATTAGAAAGAGATGGAGAGAAATTTTGGGCGCGTAAATTAATGGTACAAGGCGAACAAGTTACGGTGGATGCggccaatttttattcttggactGACCAAGACACAAAGTCATATCAAATCGAATTTGACAAAGTGATTTCGTAA